In a single window of the Gloeocapsa sp. DLM2.Bin57 genome:
- a CDS encoding cytochrome ubiquinol oxidase subunit I yields MDFFSNTVALSRTQFALTAIFHMLWPVLTTGMSIYLVIVEGLWLKTRNPAYYHHARFWAKLYVLNFGIGVASGVPMEFQFGTNWAPFSEAVGDFFGSVLGFEASMAFMLEAGFLGIMLFGWERVNPLIHYLATILVAFGANLSTFWILTANSWLQTPAGGELVNGKFIVKDFFAAIFNPFMAKSVLHMSLATWETSLFVIGGISAWYILNQRHQEFFSKSFKIVLIAAIAIAPLQIYAGHLSGEQVYQYQPTKLAAMEAQWETIPAGVSAPWSMLALPNEAEEKNDWEISFPNALGYILELKKELPSPVLGLKEWQPTERPKMIGLIYYSFRIMIAVGFFLAGLMLITLIQWLRGSLSNEKIIKQRWLLLSWLFAGPLGYLAIECGWIVRCVGRQPWALYGQIRTADAASVIPPSDVLGSLIGFVTVYSILFVCALYFGRRIIITGPNLDLPIPGEPIVGLKVEPAEHRPDSRPVEAQ; encoded by the coding sequence ATGGATTTTTTCAGCAATACAGTCGCTCTATCGCGAACCCAATTCGCTTTAACAGCGATATTTCATATGCTTTGGCCCGTATTAACTACGGGAATGTCCATCTATCTAGTCATAGTAGAGGGATTATGGTTAAAAACCCGTAACCCTGCTTACTATCATCACGCTAGGTTTTGGGCAAAACTCTACGTACTTAACTTCGGGATTGGGGTAGCTAGTGGTGTACCCATGGAATTCCAATTCGGTACAAATTGGGCACCCTTTTCTGAAGCAGTAGGAGACTTTTTCGGTAGTGTCCTCGGTTTTGAAGCCTCTATGGCGTTTATGCTAGAAGCAGGTTTCTTAGGAATTATGCTCTTTGGTTGGGAACGGGTTAACCCCCTCATCCACTATTTAGCAACTATCCTAGTAGCCTTTGGCGCTAACCTATCTACATTCTGGATTTTAACCGCTAATTCTTGGCTACAAACACCCGCAGGCGGTGAATTGGTTAACGGCAAATTTATCGTTAAAGATTTTTTTGCCGCCATTTTTAATCCCTTTATGGCAAAAAGCGTTTTACATATGTCCCTAGCTACTTGGGAAACCTCCCTATTCGTTATCGGTGGAATCAGCGCTTGGTATATCCTCAATCAACGTCATCAAGAATTTTTTAGCAAATCATTCAAAATAGTCTTGATAGCAGCGATCGCCATCGCCCCACTGCAAATTTACGCAGGACATCTCAGCGGTGAACAAGTCTATCAATATCAACCCACTAAACTAGCAGCGATGGAAGCCCAATGGGAAACTATCCCCGCAGGAGTAAGCGCTCCCTGGAGTATGCTAGCTTTACCTAATGAAGCTGAAGAAAAAAACGACTGGGAAATAAGCTTTCCTAACGCTCTCGGTTATATCCTCGAACTAAAAAAAGAACTACCCTCACCTGTATTGGGATTAAAAGAGTGGCAACCAACAGAACGCCCCAAAATGATTGGTCTAATCTACTACTCCTTCCGCATCATGATCGCCGTGGGCTTCTTTTTAGCAGGATTAATGTTAATTACCCTCATTCAATGGTTACGCGGTAGTCTCTCTAACGAAAAAATTATTAAACAACGCTGGTTATTACTAAGTTGGCTATTTGCAGGACCTCTGGGTTATTTAGCCATTGAGTGCGGTTGGATTGTACGTTGTGTGGGCAGACAACCCTGGGCTCTTTACGGACAAATTCGCACCGCTGATGCTGCTTCGGTTATCCCTCCTAGTGACGTACTCGGCTCACTGATCGGTTTTGTCACAGTCTATTCTATTCTCTTTGTCTGTGCTCTCTATTTTGGTCGTCGCATTATTATCACAGGTCCTAATCTTGACCTACCTATTCCAGGTGAACCCATAGTTGGTCTTAAAGTAGAGCCCGCTGAACACAGACCAGATAGTCGCCCTGTTGAAGCACAATAA
- the cydB gene encoding cytochrome d ubiquinol oxidase subunit II, whose amino-acid sequence METLGYFLPQVWFFILVLFLFLYVVLDGFDLGVGILSLTASSEERRGILMTSLGNVWDANETWLVLMGGALFGAFPLAYGTILTALYIPILTMVFGFIFRAVAFEFREHSDNKIFWNFAFGAGSFLAALGQGFSLGAVIDGIKVDASGHFIGSTWDWLNWHNAIVALTLIQGYVLIGSTYLVMKTEGKLQETHYKTAKIAAVTTLIGAVAITVATPFLSDEIRLRLFQQPFVYIFALIPVVGTFLIWRLITGLNKRQEVTPFVMTILIYVLTFLGLALIVFPYIIPPTITIYQAAASPSSLVFMLIFIGVLIPIMLFYNIYQYVVFRGKVKTSIYGD is encoded by the coding sequence ATGGAAACACTCGGCTATTTTTTACCCCAAGTTTGGTTTTTTATCCTCGTACTGTTTTTATTTCTCTACGTTGTGCTCGATGGTTTTGACTTGGGTGTGGGGATTCTCTCTCTGACTGCTTCTAGTGAGGAAAGACGCGGTATTCTCATGACTAGTTTAGGTAATGTCTGGGATGCTAATGAAACTTGGCTAGTTTTAATGGGTGGCGCATTATTTGGGGCTTTTCCCCTAGCCTATGGTACGATTCTCACCGCGTTATATATCCCTATCTTAACTATGGTGTTTGGTTTTATCTTCCGCGCTGTGGCTTTTGAATTTCGCGAACATTCTGATAATAAGATCTTTTGGAATTTTGCTTTTGGTGCGGGAAGTTTTCTGGCTGCACTTGGTCAAGGATTCTCTCTCGGTGCGGTTATCGATGGGATTAAGGTAGATGCAAGTGGTCATTTTATTGGCTCTACCTGGGATTGGTTAAATTGGCACAATGCTATAGTAGCTTTGACTTTGATTCAGGGTTATGTCTTGATTGGCTCTACTTATCTGGTGATGAAAACAGAGGGTAAGTTACAAGAAACTCATTATAAAACCGCTAAAATCGCTGCGGTAACTACTCTCATCGGCGCTGTAGCCATCACTGTTGCTACTCCTTTCCTCTCTGATGAGATTCGATTACGTTTATTTCAACAACCCTTTGTTTACATTTTTGCTCTGATTCCTGTTGTAGGAACTTTCTTGATTTGGCGCTTAATTACTGGGTTGAATAAACGTCAGGAAGTAACCCCTTTTGTGATGACTATCCTTATTTATGTCCTCACTTTTTTGGGGTTGGCTTTGATCGTTTTTCCTTATATCATTCCACCGACTATTACTATCTATCAAGCTGCTGCTTCTCCTAGCTCTTTGGTATTTATGCTCATTTTTATCGGTGTGTTGATTCCGATTATGTTGTTCTATAACATTTATCAATACGTTGTCTTCCGCGGTAAGGTGAAAACTAGTATCTACGGGGATTAA
- a CDS encoding sensor histidine kinase, whose amino-acid sequence MFPIPQLSFRRILFLGLFGMTMPVLLGGIGLTYLKARSAFLETGRQNLTQSAIRKGEDIQNSIEALRNHLVTASQSSLLQTGNISDYQLFLNQLQTDLPTHINCVQLINLATNQLTANTCTENMLVELNNQWSPRQENILTTSKQVYVQQILPQAQTNTDNQLELILAVPVYNQSGNLTYGLVIKAALLKQEKPTPGILIGYPVVINQEGVILTHPLPHQVGRNIDELSDAPRLQRLVENAIAGEENFLHLFALEKNGLEVVAGYSSLPNPVTLEEGQMWVILAVTPLEDALIPLGDIWQVLLGMGVLMFIISAWVMLLIANTLARPLERLRDYALETKHLESNEKIPQDFYIREIKQLSEGLNLMIDQLKTWGKKVEQYWEEAKIANQLKIQFLATTSHELRTPLNGIINLIELVRGGFYNSEEEKQEWLQKSEESARYLLSIINSILDITQIESGKASVQLESLDLNNLIKNIVDLKKIEIDKKGLRLAVNLSDNILMVYADSLKLKQVLTNVIHNAIKFTETGMISISSQIVDNLVIISIKDTGIGIAPELQSKLFRPFEMIDSSTTRKNEGTGLGLAISRSYTELMGGTIDLYSEGIEQGTTVQIRLPLLCQKEELAISSLNGQVQQN is encoded by the coding sequence ATGTTTCCCATTCCACAACTTTCTTTTCGTCGCATTTTATTTTTAGGCTTATTTGGAATGACAATGCCGGTTTTACTTGGTGGTATAGGTTTAACCTATCTTAAAGCTAGGTCAGCTTTTTTAGAGACAGGGAGACAAAATTTAACCCAAAGTGCGATCAGAAAGGGAGAAGATATCCAAAACTCAATCGAAGCTCTTCGTAATCATTTAGTAACAGCGAGTCAGAGTTCTTTACTACAAACTGGTAACATTTCAGATTATCAACTTTTTCTGAATCAATTGCAAACAGATTTACCCACTCATATCAACTGTGTGCAACTAATTAACTTAGCAACTAACCAATTAACCGCTAATACTTGTACTGAGAATATGTTAGTTGAATTGAACAATCAATGGTCACCAAGACAAGAAAATATTTTAACCACCTCTAAACAAGTTTATGTACAACAAATTTTACCCCAAGCACAAACCAATACAGATAATCAACTAGAGTTAATTTTAGCAGTGCCAGTTTATAATCAGTCGGGAAATTTAACATATGGATTAGTAATCAAAGCAGCTTTACTCAAACAAGAGAAACCCACTCCAGGGATACTAATTGGTTATCCCGTGGTTATTAATCAAGAAGGAGTTATTTTAACTCATCCTTTACCCCATCAAGTTGGACGTAATATAGATGAGTTAAGCGACGCACCAAGATTACAAAGGTTAGTAGAAAACGCGATCGCAGGTGAAGAGAATTTTTTACACTTATTCGCGTTAGAAAAAAATGGTTTAGAAGTAGTAGCCGGTTATAGTTCCCTTCCCAATCCTGTTACCTTAGAAGAAGGACAAATGTGGGTTATTTTAGCAGTAACTCCTCTAGAAGATGCACTTATTCCTTTAGGAGATATTTGGCAAGTTTTATTAGGAATGGGAGTTTTAATGTTTATAATTAGTGCTTGGGTAATGTTATTAATTGCCAATACCTTAGCACGTCCATTAGAAAGACTCAGAGATTATGCTTTAGAAACTAAACATTTAGAATCTAACGAAAAAATACCTCAAGATTTTTATATTCGAGAAATCAAGCAACTTTCCGAAGGTTTAAATCTAATGATTGATCAGTTAAAAACTTGGGGAAAAAAAGTAGAGCAATATTGGGAAGAAGCCAAAATAGCCAACCAATTAAAAATCCAATTTCTCGCCACAACATCTCATGAATTAAGAACACCACTCAATGGCATAATTAACTTGATCGAGTTAGTAAGAGGAGGATTTTATAACAGTGAAGAAGAAAAGCAAGAATGGTTACAAAAATCAGAAGAATCAGCCAGATATTTACTCAGTATAATTAATTCCATTTTAGATATTACCCAAATAGAATCTGGTAAAGCTTCAGTACAATTAGAGTCTTTAGATCTTAATAATTTAATTAAAAATATTGTTGATTTAAAGAAAATAGAGATAGACAAAAAAGGTTTAAGGTTAGCCGTTAATTTATCTGATAATATCCTAATGGTGTATGCAGACAGTCTCAAATTAAAACAAGTTCTGACTAATGTCATTCATAATGCCATCAAATTTACCGAAACAGGAATGATTAGTATTAGTAGTCAAATAGTCGATAATTTAGTGATCATTAGTATTAAAGACACAGGAATTGGTATAGCGCCAGAATTACAAAGTAAACTATTTAGACCCTTTGAGATGATTGACTCTTCAACTACTCGTAAAAACGAAGGAACAGGATTAGGATTAGCCATTTCCCGCAGCTATACAGAATTAATGGGAGGGACAATTGATCTGTATAGTGAAGGAATCGAGCAAGGAACTACTGTACAAATCAGGTTACCATTATTATGCCAAAAAGAAGAACTTGCCATTAGTAGTTTAAATGGTCAAGTTCAACAAAATTAA
- a CDS encoding RibD family protein, which translates to MKLTAILAMTADGKISDRHKTRATFTSLADKQHLRELITQFDAILFGAGTLRAYGTTITIPNSQWQPINIVISYSGEISPQLPFFTQPVSRWLITTTTGAEIWQNEQITAFERLIINDEIQWLAILTQLHQLGITKLGVLGGGELVASLLALGLIDEFWLTICPIMLGGKDSPTPVDGLGLPSPQLLELLSVNQVGQELFLHYKCINNLCF; encoded by the coding sequence ATGAAGTTAACAGCTATTCTAGCAATGACTGCTGATGGCAAAATTAGCGATCGCCATAAAACTAGAGCTACATTTACTTCTCTTGCAGATAAACAGCACTTAAGAGAGCTTATAACTCAATTCGACGCTATTTTATTCGGAGCAGGCACATTAAGAGCTTATGGTACAACTATAACCATCCCTAACTCTCAATGGCAACCTATTAATATCGTTATTTCCTATTCTGGTGAAATTTCCCCTCAGTTACCTTTCTTTACTCAACCTGTGTCTCGTTGGTTAATCACTACCACTACTGGTGCTGAAATCTGGCAAAATGAGCAAATTACTGCTTTTGAGCGCTTAATTATTAATGATGAGATTCAATGGTTAGCAATCTTAACTCAATTGCATCAATTGGGAATCACTAAACTAGGTGTCTTGGGAGGAGGAGAGTTAGTGGCGTCTTTATTAGCTTTAGGGTTAATTGATGAATTTTGGCTAACTATTTGTCCAATTATGTTAGGAGGTAAAGACTCACCCACCCCTGTAGATGGTTTGGGCTTACCTTCACCACAACTCCTAGAGTTATTATCTGTTAATCAGGTTGGACAAGAGTTGTTCTTACACTACAAGTGTATAAATAATCTGTGTTTCTAA
- the ribA gene encoding bifunctional 3,4-dihydroxy-2-butanone-4-phosphate synthase RibB/GTP cyclohydrolase II RibA, which produces MEEPQVHQAKFDSIDSALAELKAGRLIVVVDDENRENEGDLIGAAQFVTPDMINFMAVEARGLICLAMTGERLDALELPLMVTNNTDTNQTAFTVSIDASPSLGVTTGISAEDRARTIQIVLNPQTQPEDLRRPGHIFPIRAREGGVLKRAGHTEAAIDLARLAGLYPAGVICEIQNNDGSMARLPQLFEYARKHQLKIISIADLISYRLQHDRFVKREAVCQLPSQFGTFHLYAYRNLLDNSEHVAIVKGDIESFRDQPVMVRMHSECLTGDALGSLRCDCRMQLNAALKMIEAAGFGVVVYLRQEGRGIGLINKLKAYSLQDMGLDTVQANEKLGFPADLRDYGMGAQMLNDLGISKIRLITNNPRKIAGLKGYGLEIVERLPLLIEANDYNSIYLATKAKKLGHMLLQTYLITIAIAWQQETESIQENYEKLAKIRHLAETYHLVIQEEARPVAIALFNNPALIFHLGFDQSDLATSNWYQDRNHPYLQAIASILTELSNWSSLKYLEFLISTGDDPMTGLQVKLDRRNFPSAQSLVNLAKELETQIIYTLVV; this is translated from the coding sequence GTGGAAGAACCCCAAGTCCATCAAGCCAAATTTGACAGTATAGATTCAGCTTTAGCAGAATTAAAAGCAGGTCGCCTCATCGTAGTCGTAGATGACGAAAACAGAGAAAACGAAGGCGATTTAATCGGTGCTGCTCAATTTGTCACCCCAGATATGATTAATTTCATGGCGGTAGAAGCTAGAGGATTAATCTGCTTGGCGATGACTGGGGAGCGCCTAGACGCCTTAGAATTGCCATTAATGGTAACAAACAATACAGACACCAATCAAACCGCCTTTACCGTAAGTATTGACGCTTCACCCAGTCTAGGTGTAACCACAGGTATTTCAGCAGAAGATCGCGCTAGAACAATACAAATAGTCTTAAATCCCCAAACTCAACCAGAAGATTTACGACGCCCTGGTCATATCTTCCCCATTCGGGCGCGTGAGGGAGGAGTCTTAAAAAGAGCGGGTCACACAGAAGCAGCGATCGATTTAGCACGTTTAGCGGGGTTATACCCTGCAGGGGTAATCTGTGAAATCCAAAATAATGACGGTTCGATGGCGAGATTACCGCAATTATTTGAGTACGCGCGCAAACATCAACTGAAAATAATTAGTATCGCTGACTTGATTAGTTACCGTTTACAACACGATCGCTTTGTGAAAAGAGAAGCAGTCTGTCAACTACCTAGTCAGTTTGGCACATTTCACCTCTACGCTTATCGTAATCTCTTAGATAATAGTGAACACGTAGCGATCGTCAAAGGAGATATCGAGTCATTCCGTGATCAACCAGTAATGGTGAGAATGCACTCAGAATGTCTGACAGGGGATGCTCTTGGCTCTTTGCGTTGTGACTGTAGAATGCAGTTAAATGCAGCATTAAAAATGATTGAAGCCGCGGGATTTGGTGTAGTAGTGTATCTTAGACAGGAAGGGAGAGGTATCGGCTTAATTAATAAACTAAAAGCCTATTCTCTCCAAGATATGGGTTTAGATACGGTGCAAGCTAACGAAAAATTGGGCTTTCCCGCTGACTTGCGAGACTATGGTATGGGTGCGCAAATGCTCAATGATTTAGGAATCAGTAAAATTCGTTTAATTACCAATAACCCGCGTAAAATCGCGGGCTTAAAAGGTTATGGCTTAGAAATAGTAGAGAGGTTACCTCTATTAATCGAAGCAAATGACTATAACTCGATTTATTTAGCTACCAAAGCCAAGAAACTAGGTCATATGTTGTTACAGACCTATTTAATCACCATTGCGATCGCTTGGCAACAGGAAACAGAATCAATTCAGGAAAATTATGAGAAATTGGCTAAAATTCGCCATCTCGCTGAAACATATCATTTAGTAATACAAGAAGAAGCACGACCAGTAGCGATCGCCCTTTTTAATAATCCTGCTTTAATTTTCCATCTCGGTTTTGATCAAAGTGATTTAGCTACATCTAATTGGTATCAAGATAGGAATCACCCCTATTTACAAGCAATTGCTAGTATTTTAACTGAATTAAGTAATTGGTCTTCTCTGAAGTATTTAGAATTTCTGATTTCTACTGGAGACGATCCCATGACTGGTTTACAGGTTAAACTAGATAGAAGAAACTTTCCTAGTGCTCAATCTTTAGTTAATCTAGCCAAGGAGTTAGAAACACAGATTATTTATACACTTGTAGTGTAA
- a CDS encoding TIGR03279 family radical SAM protein, giving the protein MSKTATQPARISQIIPNSIAEEIGFAIGDAIISINGTSPRDLIDYQYLCADEFLTLEVLDSQGKTHIVEIEKDYDEDLGLEFETALFDGLIQCNNRCPFCFIDQQPPGKRDSLYLKDDDYRLSFLYGSYLTLTNLTQKEWQRIEQMRLSPLYVSVHATEPDIRIRLLKNERAGQILEQLNWFKEKRLSIHAQVVVCPGINDGKHLETTLLDLSSFHSGEIPAVLSAAVVPVGLTRFRPQEDELNPVTRSKAQEVIEQVETIQKKFSQKYGTRFAWLADEWYLIAQRELPAESTYEDYPQIGNGVGSIRQFLKEFQIQAQKILPASIKQPTRLTWVVGNAVAMAFQPLVTRLNQVEGLEVNLAPLQSDYWGQEMTVTGLLTGHDLLLGLAEKDLGEGIILPSLILKYGSEYFLDDLTVSEVSQRLNIPIIVVEGIEDLLRKVINVGWVSVA; this is encoded by the coding sequence ATGAGTAAAACTGCTACTCAACCTGCGCGCATTAGCCAAATTATCCCCAACTCAATTGCTGAAGAGATCGGATTTGCTATAGGAGACGCCATAATTAGTATCAATGGAACATCTCCTAGAGATTTAATTGACTATCAATACCTTTGTGCTGATGAATTTCTGACTTTAGAGGTATTAGACAGCCAAGGAAAAACACACATAGTCGAAATAGAAAAAGATTATGACGAAGACTTAGGGCTAGAATTTGAAACAGCCTTATTTGATGGTTTAATCCAATGTAACAATCGTTGTCCATTTTGTTTTATTGATCAACAACCTCCAGGAAAAAGAGATAGTCTTTACTTAAAAGACGATGATTACCGTCTCAGTTTCTTGTATGGAAGTTATCTAACCCTAACCAATCTGACACAAAAAGAATGGCAAAGAATTGAACAGATGCGCTTATCCCCATTATACGTATCCGTACACGCCACAGAGCCAGATATCAGGATTAGATTACTCAAAAATGAGCGCGCGGGTCAAATTTTAGAGCAATTAAACTGGTTTAAAGAAAAACGTTTATCAATTCATGCTCAAGTAGTAGTTTGTCCAGGAATTAACGACGGAAAGCATCTCGAAACAACCCTCTTAGATTTGAGCAGTTTTCATAGTGGCGAAATCCCCGCAGTATTATCAGCAGCGGTAGTACCCGTGGGTTTAACTAGATTTCGTCCCCAAGAGGATGAATTAAACCCTGTAACCAGAAGTAAAGCACAAGAAGTAATCGAGCAAGTAGAAACAATCCAAAAGAAATTTAGTCAAAAATACGGTACACGTTTTGCTTGGTTAGCAGATGAGTGGTATTTAATAGCTCAAAGAGAATTACCAGCAGAATCAACTTATGAAGATTATCCCCAAATTGGTAATGGGGTAGGTTCAATACGTCAGTTTCTCAAAGAATTTCAGATTCAAGCCCAAAAAATATTACCTGCTAGTATAAAGCAGCCAACAAGGTTGACTTGGGTAGTAGGAAACGCTGTAGCCATGGCTTTTCAACCCTTAGTAACCAGATTAAATCAAGTAGAGGGTTTAGAGGTAAACTTAGCACCCTTACAGAGTGATTATTGGGGACAAGAAATGACAGTAACAGGGTTACTCACGGGACATGATTTACTGTTAGGATTAGCAGAAAAAGACTTAGGAGAAGGGATTATTTTACCCTCTTTGATACTGAAGTATGGTTCTGAATACTTTTTAGATGACTTAACAGTGAGTGAAGTTTCCCAACGCTTAAATATACCTATTATAGTGGTTGAGGGTATTGAAGACTTACTCAGGAAAGTTATTAACGTAGGATGGGTTAGCGTAGCGTAA
- a CDS encoding DUF2442 domain-containing protein, with protein sequence MKSEMPGKNTLKVEVTHVSSKGIWILSEEEMFLSYEDFPWFENATIKQILNIQEPFPNHFYWPDLDIDLSKEIIQNPQRFPLKHK encoded by the coding sequence ATGAAATCAGAAATGCCTGGAAAAAATACTTTAAAAGTTGAAGTAACTCACGTGTCATCTAAGGGGATTTGGATCTTATCAGAAGAAGAGATGTTTCTTTCCTATGAAGATTTTCCTTGGTTTGAAAATGCTACAATTAAACAAATACTTAACATCCAAGAACCATTTCCCAATCATTTCTATTGGCCAGATTTAGACATTGATTTAAGCAAAGAAATTATTCAAAATCCTCAAAGATTTCCTTTAAAACACAAATAG
- a CDS encoding DUF4160 domain-containing protein — protein sequence MSPTVFQEGGYRFFFFSREETRMHIHVNYTEGEAKFWLEPEIELAGNYGLSRKQLKTIEEIIEKRQDEIRNAWKKYFKS from the coding sequence ATGAGTCCTACTGTTTTTCAAGAAGGTGGATATCGTTTCTTTTTCTTTTCTCGGGAAGAAACGAGAATGCACATCCATGTTAATTATACCGAAGGAGAAGCTAAATTTTGGCTTGAGCCTGAAATCGAGTTAGCCGGTAATTATGGTTTATCTCGAAAACAACTTAAAACCATAGAAGAGATTATTGAGAAACGACAAGATGAAATCAGAAATGCCTGGAAAAAATACTTTAAAAGTTGA